A window of Kribbella voronezhensis genomic DNA:
CTGGAATCCCCTATGTCATCAGCACTTTGAGCAGCCGGCCGCTGGAGAAGATCGCGGCCGAGGCGACCACCTGGTTCCAGTTGTACTGGCTTCGGGACCGTTCGATGGTCGAGTCGCTGATCGATCGGGCCGAGCAGGCGGGGTGTGCGGCGCTGATGGTGACGGTCGACGTGCCGGTGATGGGGCGACGGCTGCGCGACGTACGGAACTCTTTTCAGCTCCCTGCCGAAGTCGTCGCCGCCAACCTCGTCGGGGCGCGGACCGAGGCTCATGTGGGGGTTGCCGGGGCCTCGGCGGTGGCAACCCACACGGCTTCGGCGTTCGAGCCTTCGCTGTCCTGGAATGATCTGGAGTGGATCCGGCGCCGCTGCCGGCTTCCCCTGGTGGTGAAGGGGATTCTCGACCCTCGGGACGCCAGGTGCGCCGCTGAGGCAGGTGCCGAGGCCGTCGTGGTGTCGAATCATGGCGGTCGCCAACTGGACGGCGCGCCGGCCTCGATCGATGCGCTGGCCGCTGTGGTCGAAGTGGCCAATTGTGAGGTGCTGCTGGACAGTGGCGTCCGTAGCGGCACCGACGTACTGCGTGCGCTCGCGCTCGGAGCGTCCGGCGTACTGATCGGGCGACCGTTGCTCTGGGCAATGGCTGTTGACGCTGCCGCCGAAGCGCTCGGGTTGCTCACCGCCGAGCTGACGCAGGCGATGATGCTCGCGGGGTGTGCGACCGTGGCCGATGTCGCCGAGTTGACGACCGGGAGGGCCT
This region includes:
- a CDS encoding alpha-hydroxy acid oxidase codes for the protein MASSLDDYEQLASLLLPAGVRDFVAGGSGSETTLRRNRSALDAVTVTPRVLTGVSSPDPSTRLLGTPAAMPVAVAPMAYQQLVHPDGELALARAAAHAGIPYVISTLSSRPLEKIAAEATTWFQLYWLRDRSMVESLIDRAEQAGCAALMVTVDVPVMGRRLRDVRNSFQLPAEVVAANLVGARTEAHVGVAGASAVATHTASAFEPSLSWNDLEWIRRRCRLPLVVKGILDPRDARCAAEAGAEAVVVSNHGGRQLDGAPASIDALAAVVEVANCEVLLDSGVRSGTDVLRALALGASGVLIGRPLLWAMAVDAAAEALGLLTAELTQAMMLAGCATVADVAELTTGRA